The genome window CATGGGTGCGATTCTGGACTCTGTTTGGCGCCTCCAATCAACTCTTGGCGGCGCTGTCGCTGCTGACGATCACGATATGGTTGTACCAGGCGCGCAAGCGGATCGCTTTTACATTGCTGCCGATGCTCTTTGTGTTGACGATTACGCTTTGGGCGCTGATCAAGCTGTCGCTGGCCAATTTCCACGCGATGCAAGGCGTGGATGTGGCGTTCCTCAATGGTGTCGCGGCGCTGGCGCTGATCATGCTGGCCATGCTCCTCGCCGTCACGGCGGTCTGGAAGGCGTCGCACGACTCAACACACGCGTAGCATCGTGCGCTGGAGAATGCGCGGACGGAAGTGACCCCTCACCCGATCCGCCTGCGGCGGATCGACCCCTCCCGGAGGGAGAGGTTATGTTCTCCCTCTTCCTCCGGGAGGGGGTCGGGGTGAGGGATTCTAACGCTCCTTTGGCGCTTGGTTTACGTGAGCGGCTATGCTTCGCCGAGGTAAGTGCGGCGGACGTCGTCGGAGCGGAGAAGCTCGTGGCAGGGACCGGACAGCGCGATGGCGCCGGTTTCCATGACATATCCGGTTTGAGCGATCGTCAGCGCCATGTGGGCGTTCTGTTCTACCAGCAGGATCGTCGTGCCGCTGGCGTTGATGCGTCGGATCGCCTGGAACACCGTTTCGACCAGTATCGGTGACAGACCGAGCGATGGCTCGTCCATCAGCACGAGCCGTGGTCGGCTCATCAGGGCACGACCAATTGCCAGCATCTGCTGTTCGCCGCCCGAGAGTGTTCCCGCGCTCTGCTTGAGCCGTTCGGCCAGACGCGGGAACAACTGCATCACCCACTCCCAGTCCTCCGCGATTCCGGGGGCGTCGGTGCGGGCGTATGCCCCCATCTGGAGATTCTCCTTCACCGACAGATTGGCGAAGACGATTCGTCCCTCGGGGACGTGGGCGATGCCGTGGTGGACGATCTTGTGCGGGGGCAGCGACGAGAGCACACACGGCTCTGCGGTTTCGCCATCCGGCCAGTAGCAGATTGTTCCCTGTCGCGGTCGCAAGAGTCCCGAGATTGTGCGCAACAGCGTGGTCTTGCCCGCCCCATTGGCTCCGATGAGTGTGACGATTTGGCCCTTGTCCACGGAGAAGGAAATTCCCCGCAGCGCAGCGATGGCGCCGTAGGCGACATGAAGGTTGTCGATGCGGAGAAGTGTGGACATGTTGTTTCTGTCGCGCAGGGGGTCGAAGGCCCCCTGTCCTCAGCGGTGACTGTTACTCTCCACCGGCGTGCACGTTCTCGCCGTCGTGCGGACGTCCCAGATACGCCTCGATGACGCGCGGGTCGCGCTGGATGTCTTCGGGGCGACCCTCGGCGATCTTCTCGCCGTAGTCCAGCACCGCCACGCGCTCGCAGATTCCCATGACGACCTTCATGTCATGCTCGATGAGCAGAATGGACAACTTCCGCTCAACCTGCAGGCGCTTGATCAATGACATCAACTGTGTCTTTTCGCCCGTGTTCATCCCGGCGGCGGGCTCATCGAGGAGCAGCAGCGTGGGATTGGTCGCCAGCGCGCGGGCCATTTCCAGACGACGTTGCTCGCCGTAGGGCAGGTTGCGCGCCAGTTCGTGCTCGAAGCGCATGAGGTCGAAGTACGCCAGAAGCTCCCGGGCCTGGTCCCGCACGCGTTGTTCGCTGCGCGCGTTGCGCTGCGTCGCCGCCACGACCTGCCAGAGGGAAACCGGTGCGGTCTGGTGCAGTGCCGCGCGCACGTTGTCGAGCACGGTCATGCTGCCCCAGAGACGGATGTTCTGGAACGTGCGTGCGATGCCGCGGCGGTTGATCACGTGCGGCGGCAGACCGGAGATCTCGTGGTTGTGAAAGGTGAT of Candidatus Zixiibacteriota bacterium contains these proteins:
- a CDS encoding ABC transporter ATP-binding protein, whose translation is MSTLLRIDNLHVAYGAIAALRGISFSVDKGQIVTLIGANGAGKTTLLRTISGLLRPRQGTICYWPDGETAEPCVLSSLPPHKIVHHGIAHVPEGRIVFANLSVKENLQMGAYARTDAPGIAEDWEWVMQLFPRLAERLKQSAGTLSGGEQQMLAIGRALMSRPRLVLMDEPSLGLSPILVETVFQAIRRINASGTTILLVEQNAHMALTIAQTGYVMETGAIALSGPCHELLRSDDVRRTYLGEA
- a CDS encoding ABC transporter ATP-binding protein; amino-acid sequence: MTAAPPILEFRDTSLSFGGLAAIKNVTLTVGQGELLGLIGPNGAGKTTMFNMATGVYGLDGGSITFHNHEISGLPPHVINRRGIARTFQNIRLWGSMTVLDNVRAALHQTAPVSLWQVVAATQRNARSEQRVRDQARELLAYFDLMRFEHELARNLPYGEQRRLEMARALATNPTLLLLDEPAAGMNTGEKTQLMSLIKRLQVERKLSILLIEHDMKVVMGICERVAVLDYGEKIAEGRPEDIQRDPRVIEAYLGRPHDGENVHAGGE